A single window of Nicotiana sylvestris chromosome 3, ASM39365v2, whole genome shotgun sequence DNA harbors:
- the LOC104218877 gene encoding toll/interleukin-1 receptor-like protein — protein MVAGAKPKYDVFLSFRGEDTRKNFVSHLYRALTKKGVHTFRDDRSVEKGKTIKDELIGAIEESRLAVIVFSANYASSRWCLEELVKIIECKIQKKQTVIPICYGINESEKCSVVDGFAEAFAKREAYSTDGYFDEERLKSWRKALTEAIDSGWDVNKCVEQYYRNEAECIEQIVKEIVSKLRSEEVAGEVRQKDVEFGSKFLSERVIGFTRSAASPFPLCVPVFFFCDHL, from the exons ATGGTAGCTGGAGCAAAGCCTAAATACGACGTGTTTTTAAGTTTTAGAGGAGAAGACACCCGCAAAAACTTTGTTAGTCATCTATACCGTGCTTTAACAAAGAAAGGAGTTCACACTTTCAGAGATGATCGGAGCGTAGAGAAGGGAAAAACAATCAAAGATGAACTAATCGGTGCTATTGAAGAGTCACGACTGGCCGTTATCGTGTTCTCGGCGAATTATGCGTCGTCCAGATGGTGTTTGGAGGAACTCGTTAAGATCATCGAATGCAAGATCCAGAAAAAGCAAACTGTTATACCCATCTGCTATGGTATTAACGAATCAGAAAAGTGCAGCGTAGTTGATGGTTTTGCTGAAGCTTTTGCCAAACGTGAAGCATATTCTACGGATGGTTACTTTGATGAAGAGAGACTGAAAAGTTGGAGGAAAGCTCTAACTGAAGCAATAGATTCAGGCTGGGATGTCAACAAGTGTGTGGAACAGTACTATCG GAACGAAGCGGAATGTATAGAGCAGATAGTGAAGGAGATCGTTAGCAAGCTAAGATCGGAAGAAGTGGCCGGAGAAGTACGTCAAAAGGATGTGGAATTCGGAAGTAAATTCCTGTCGGAGAGAGTCATTGGCTTCACTCGTTCAGCAGCATCTCCTTTCCCATTGTGTGTGCccgtattttttttttgtgaccaTTTATAG
- the LOC138887476 gene encoding uncharacterized mitochondrial protein AtMg00810-like — protein MEDSSVIKSAHEEIFFPDTMPSTESAELRKLVRTKKALGWLKDFVTPATNFASHVSYPIQNSVDYTNISPAYKYFLTALTSVAEPRSFKEASADPRWVEAMKTEISALEENKTWELVKYKANGDIERFKARLVAKGYNQQEGLDYTKIFSPVVKIATQRSVDNNVVVILVFVDDMLITGNSLKLIEATKDQLNKTFKMKDIGELKYFLGIELCRSTKGFLMNQRKYALELIGDLGLNAAKTAWTPLEYNQKFTSKKLDDITGVQDDDALEDKGKYQRRIGKLLYMTLNRLDIAFAVQTLSQFMQQPKRRHWEAALRVVRYIKREPGVGILMSSRKANVSSAYCDVDWASCPNTRKSVTSFLVKYGDSPVNQRSKTQYQEVQQKLNTEAW, from the exons ATGGAGGATTCATCTGTGATTAAATCTGCACATGAGGAAATCTTCTTTCCAGATACCATGCCATCAACTGAGTCAGCAGAATTAAGAAAGTTAGTTCGAACAAAAAAGGCTCTTGGTTGGTTAAAGGATTTTGTCACACCAGCCACCAATTTTGCTTCACATGTATCATATCCTATCCAGAATTCAGTTGACTATACCAACATTAGTCCTGCctataaatattttctcactgCCCTTACTTCTGTAGCTGAACCAAGATCCTTCAAGGAAGCTTCTGCAGACCCTAGATGGGTAGAGGCTATGAAGACtgaaatttcagctctagaggaGAACAAAACTTGGGAATTG GTGAAGTATAAAGCCAATGGAGATATTGAGAGGTTTAAAGCACGATTGGTTGCCAAAGGATACAACCAGCAAGAAGGCCTTGACTATACTAAAATATTCTCACCAGTGGTTAAAATAGCAACTCAGAGATCAGTG GATAACAACGTTGTTGTCATTCTGGTTTTTGTGGATGACATGTTGATCACTGGGAATAGTCTGAAATTGATAGAAGCTACTAAGGATCAACTGAACAAAACATTCAAAATGAAGGATATTGGAGAGTTAAAATACTTTTTGGGAATTGAATTATGTAGATCCACCAAAGGTTTTCTGATGAACCAGAGGAAGTATGCCTTAGAACTAATTGGTGATCTAGGATTAAATGCTGCAAAGACTGCTTGGACTCCACTTGAATACAACCAGAAGTTTACTAGCAAAAAACTAGATGACATTACAGGGGTGCAAGATGATGATGCATTGGAAGATAAAGGGAAATATCAGAGACGCATTGGGAAACTATTGTACATGACATTAAACAGACTAGATATAGCTTTTGCAGTTCAAACCCTTAGCCAATTCATGCAGCAACCTAAGAGAAGACATTGGGAAGCAGCCTTAAGAGTTGTAAGGTACATCAAGAGAGAGCCTGGAGTTGGCATACTGATGAGTAGCAGAAAGGCAAATGTTTCGAGTGCCTATTGTGATGTTGATTGGGCATCATGTCCTAATACAAGGAAATCAGTTACTAGTTTTCTAGTAAAGTATGGAGACTCTCCTGTAAATCAAAGAAGTAAAACACAGTATCAAGAAGTTCAGCAGAAGCTGAATACAGAAGCATGGTAG